Proteins encoded in a region of the Streptococcus sanguinis genome:
- a CDS encoding YhgE/Pip domain-containing protein, whose protein sequence is MLREWKAILKKPTFIIVMLGVSLIPALYNVIFLSSMWDPYGKVSDLPVAVVNQDKAVTANGKTLSIGEDVVSSLKENKNLDFHFVSKEDAQNGLEKGDYYMVVTLPSDLSERAASVLTDNPQQMKIDYQTSSGHSFIAGKMSDSAMTSLKQTVAQNVTDTYTSALFKNMGDLKTGLVKASDGAQQLASGSQQLGSGSRTIADNLRTLNQATSKLSSGAAQFNTGLQTYTGSVAQVSSGLGSLSNGIHTYANGVSTVAAGANQLSGRSADLLGGVQQLTQSGDGVQALSTGVTNLNTGLVTLKSSVDTTLANNQQNVNDLATGLTQLNASIQAAASDSAVSTNSIEASLTSIAASAQAIINNNQDAKAAALASVQGTSAYQGLSSEAKAEIDTAVSASQAGSVQSAQAILSEVDTMRASLETIKGASQTKLSQLEGASNQVLPQAANMINGLYNGLSTVSAGLGSASGGANQLVAGVDTLNEKLTTGATQLEQGVTSYINAVGQLSEGTSALASKNPDLLANTTKLANGAAQLTDKSPELTSSFGKLADGTNQLASGTEKLADGSSALTDNLSELTVGTSDLSNGLSDAGDKLSAVSTKEDNAKTLADPLTLSKTDENKVEKNGIGMAPYMISVALFVAAISTNIIFSTLPSGQEPRTKRDWLKARIEVNGVISVVAGVLVYGAVHLIGLSANHEWATLGLIVLASMTFMALVTALVTWDSKLGAFVSLILLLLQLASSAGTYPLELTSKIFQVINPWLPMSYSVSGLRQTISMNGQIGTQVLFLAFVLVLFMALGTLVYRADKKQLA, encoded by the coding sequence ATGTTAAGAGAATGGAAAGCTATTTTAAAAAAGCCGACTTTTATCATTGTGATGTTAGGAGTCTCTTTGATTCCTGCCTTGTATAACGTTATTTTCTTGAGCTCCATGTGGGATCCGTATGGAAAGGTATCAGACTTGCCAGTGGCGGTCGTCAATCAGGATAAAGCTGTAACTGCTAATGGTAAGACCTTGTCTATAGGCGAGGATGTTGTTTCCAGCCTCAAGGAAAATAAAAATTTGGATTTTCACTTTGTCAGTAAAGAAGACGCTCAAAATGGTCTGGAAAAGGGTGATTACTACATGGTTGTGACGCTTCCAAGTGATTTATCTGAACGTGCAGCCAGTGTTTTGACAGATAATCCTCAGCAAATGAAGATTGACTATCAAACGTCTAGCGGCCACAGTTTTATTGCTGGTAAGATGAGTGATTCAGCTATGACTTCTTTGAAGCAGACGGTGGCGCAAAATGTGACGGATACTTATACGAGCGCCTTATTTAAGAATATGGGAGATCTAAAAACGGGATTGGTTAAGGCATCTGATGGTGCTCAGCAATTAGCATCTGGCAGTCAACAACTAGGTTCAGGCAGTCGGACAATTGCAGATAACTTAAGAACTCTGAATCAAGCTACGAGCAAATTATCGTCCGGTGCAGCTCAATTTAATACAGGACTACAGACTTATACTGGGAGTGTTGCACAAGTATCGTCTGGACTGGGTAGTTTGTCAAACGGGATACACACTTATGCAAATGGTGTAAGTACTGTGGCCGCAGGTGCAAATCAGCTGTCGGGTCGATCAGCAGACTTATTGGGTGGAGTCCAACAGCTTACTCAGTCAGGAGATGGAGTTCAGGCCTTATCAACAGGTGTAACGAATCTGAACACTGGCTTGGTTACATTAAAGTCATCGGTAGATACAACCTTAGCTAACAATCAGCAAAACGTGAATGATTTGGCAACTGGCTTGACTCAGTTGAATGCTAGTATTCAAGCTGCAGCAAGTGACTCAGCAGTGTCGACAAACAGCATTGAAGCTTCACTGACTAGCATAGCAGCATCCGCTCAAGCCATTATCAATAACAATCAAGATGCCAAGGCTGCAGCTTTGGCAAGTGTCCAAGGGACCAGTGCATATCAAGGCCTTTCTAGTGAGGCTAAGGCTGAGATTGATACAGCAGTCAGTGCTAGTCAAGCGGGAAGTGTTCAATCTGCTCAGGCAATTTTATCAGAGGTTGATACGATGAGGGCTTCTCTTGAAACGATAAAAGGCGCTAGTCAAACAAAACTTAGTCAGTTAGAAGGTGCATCAAATCAAGTTCTGCCACAGGCAGCTAACATGATCAATGGCCTTTATAATGGCTTATCAACGGTGAGCGCAGGTCTCGGTTCGGCAAGCGGAGGAGCCAATCAACTAGTTGCAGGTGTAGATACCCTAAATGAGAAACTAACGACTGGCGCAACACAATTGGAACAAGGGGTGACAAGCTATATCAATGCAGTCGGTCAGCTATCTGAGGGAACATCAGCTTTGGCAAGTAAGAACCCTGATTTGCTAGCAAATACAACAAAATTAGCAAACGGGGCAGCCCAATTAACAGATAAATCGCCAGAATTGACCTCTAGTTTCGGGAAATTAGCAGATGGGACCAATCAATTAGCGAGCGGCACAGAAAAGCTGGCTGATGGCAGCAGTGCTTTAACAGATAATCTCTCTGAACTTACTGTGGGAACGAGTGATTTGTCCAATGGCCTCTCAGATGCAGGTGATAAATTGTCGGCTGTTTCAACCAAGGAAGACAATGCAAAAACTCTGGCAGATCCTTTGACACTGAGCAAGACAGATGAGAATAAGGTAGAGAAAAACGGCATTGGGATGGCGCCTTATATGATTTCAGTAGCTTTATTTGTGGCGGCTATTTCAACCAATATCATCTTTAGCACACTTCCATCGGGTCAAGAACCTAGGACGAAACGAGATTGGCTGAAGGCCCGTATAGAGGTAAATGGAGTCATTTCTGTCGTGGCGGGTGTTTTGGTCTATGGTGCTGTGCACTTGATAGGCCTATCTGCTAACCATGAGTGGGCAACCCTCGGTTTGATTGTCCTAGCCAGCATGACCTTTATGGCTCTTGTGACAGCTTTGGTTACTTGGGATAGCAAGCTTGGTGCCTTTGTTTCTCTGATTCTTTTGCTTTTACAGCTGGCTTCTAGTGCAGGAACCTATCCGCTAGAGCTGACTAGTAAGATTTTCCAAGTTATCAACCCTTGGCTGCCAATGAGCTATTCTGTATCGGGCTTACGCCAAACGATTTCCATGAATGGCCAAATAGGTACTCAGGTGCTCTTCCTTGCTTTTGTTTTAGTTCTTTTCATGGCGCTTGGTACTCTGGTCTATCGAGCAGATAAAAAACAGCTAGCTTAG
- a CDS encoding DUF4947 domain-containing protein codes for MKKRTLFSLFSLVAALFLLSACSLFLPQRSNRPAQSSEARKLEKKDSSSKKKSETKESSSSSSSSQDARKEPEKTTDGLPADADHAKKDKIYATGDAKVYYQSYESGGFEAQIPEFKGYTQEKVKSILGEPEKVSTDLASEYEAFQNKELENLKRLVQEQKINTEQARAFLAGVVDISQASRLQNTYTIYSYKNEQISIIFSQEGELLYVTPDPDYLYFK; via the coding sequence ATGAAAAAAAGAACACTATTTAGCTTATTTTCTCTAGTTGCAGCACTATTTCTGCTGTCAGCCTGCAGTTTGTTTTTGCCACAAAGGTCAAATCGTCCAGCTCAGTCTTCTGAGGCCAGAAAGCTAGAAAAGAAAGATAGTTCTAGCAAAAAGAAATCTGAAACGAAAGAGTCTTCATCTTCCAGCAGTTCCAGTCAAGATGCTAGAAAAGAGCCCGAAAAAACCACAGATGGTCTTCCCGCAGATGCTGATCATGCTAAGAAAGATAAGATTTATGCGACTGGCGATGCCAAGGTTTATTACCAATCCTATGAATCTGGCGGTTTTGAAGCTCAAATTCCTGAATTTAAAGGATATACCCAAGAAAAAGTCAAAAGTATTTTGGGCGAGCCAGAAAAAGTAAGCACCGACCTCGCTTCTGAATACGAAGCTTTCCAAAACAAAGAATTAGAAAATCTGAAGAGGCTGGTTCAGGAGCAAAAAATCAACACCGAACAAGCGCGTGCTTTCTTAGCAGGTGTAGTTGATATTTCTCAAGCATCAAGGTTACAAAACACCTACACAATTTACTCTTATAAAAATGAACAAATTTCTATTATCTTCTCGCAAGAGGGTGAGTTGCTTTACGTCACTCCCGACCCCGACTACCTCTACTTTAAATAA
- a CDS encoding TetR/AcrR family transcriptional regulator, with protein MLESNKRRKTKAIIERAMVSLLHQQSFDHITTVQLAQAAGISRSSFYTHYKDKYDMIERYQQNLFHQLGYIFDNNQEDIQTAITEVFQFLQLEPLLAALLTENGTKEIQNFLRHKLQMMLADSLQDRFSNRIYNHFEKEYSRVFLANAFFGVCQMWVSRGKKESPEQIAEFLLKMI; from the coding sequence ATGTTAGAAAGCAATAAACGCCGAAAAACCAAGGCTATTATTGAGAGAGCCATGGTTTCACTACTGCATCAGCAGTCCTTCGACCATATCACTACTGTCCAGCTAGCTCAAGCTGCTGGCATCAGCCGTAGTAGTTTCTATACTCACTACAAGGATAAGTACGATATGATTGAACGTTATCAGCAAAACCTCTTTCATCAACTGGGGTATATTTTTGATAACAATCAGGAGGATATTCAAACTGCGATTACGGAGGTCTTTCAGTTCCTCCAGCTAGAGCCGCTTTTAGCTGCTCTTCTGACGGAAAACGGAACGAAAGAAATTCAAAATTTCCTGCGCCATAAGCTGCAGATGATGCTAGCTGATAGCCTTCAGGATCGCTTTAGCAATCGCATTTACAATCATTTTGAAAAAGAATACAGCCGGGTCTTTCTCGCTAATGCCTTCTTCGGCGTCTGCCAGATGTGGGTTTCCAGAGGAAAAAAAGAAAGCCCTGAACAAATAGCAGAATTTCTTTTAA